In the Triticum aestivum cultivar Chinese Spring chromosome 2B, IWGSC CS RefSeq v2.1, whole genome shotgun sequence genome, CGGGGCGGCCGACGGAGACGTACTCCTTGTAGGTGCCGGCCTTGATGTACATGACGTACATGGAGGCGCTCTTGGGCGGCACCTTTGCGAGCGCCTCCTTGATGGTCTTGAAGTCGCCGCTGCCGTCGGCGGCCACGGTGACGTTGGGCTTGAACTCGGGCGCGGAGGGCTCGGCCTCCAGCAGCCGTCTCTTGCCGTCCTTCATCCAGTAAGGCATGCCGTCCTCCTCCCCTAGCAGCCTCCTCCCGATATTGAGGCTGCCGAGCGAGGCGGAGAACTGGTCGACCACGGCGAGGATGTCCTCGGTGAGCTCCTGGGAGGCGTTGAGCGCGCCGCGCATCTTGGCGGCGGCGTCGGTGGTGGTGTTGGCGAAGCCGTCGAGGCAGGTCTCCTGGTAGGTGAGCGCGGCGCTGAGCCAGGTCTTGAGGTCGGCGGCGGCCTTGTTGAAGTCGGTCATCTCGAAGCCGCCGAGGCGGTCGAAGGTGGTCTTGAGGTCCTCGATGGCGTACTCCAGCAGCTCCTTGCAGTTCTCGAGGGCCCCCGACGTGCGCGGGTCGCTCTTGAGCTCCTCCAGGGTGGCCGACTCGCTGATGGCCTTCCTGATCTTCTCCGAGGTGACCTCGAAGATGGCCTTGGCGAGCTCCGTCGGCGACGTGGCGTTGCCGCCCACCTTGGTCAGCTCCGCCTCGCACGTCTCCTTGTAGTCCATGGGCTGGCAGAAGGCCTTGACGGACTTGACGGAGGTGGTGAGCTCCCCATCGCCCTTTTCGCCGTTGCCCTTGAACGACACCACGCACACGGCAGCGACGACCGCCACCACCAGGACGGTCGACGCGCCGATGATCGCACCTTTGCTCATGGTGTCGGGGCGGGTGGAGTCCGGCCGGGTCCCTGTACTGGAAAGCGCGGAGAGACGGAGGAGACAGCTTTTAACGAGCGGCGATCTAGCCGGCGAGGTGAAGAAATGGATGGACCGACGACGGCGGAGCTGGGAAAGCGGCGAGGTGTACGGAGAGTCGCACGACGAAAATAGATGGTCGGCTCCGCCCTTCGGGTACACGCAACTACAAGCATGCATGTGCCGAAGTGTCACGTGTGCATGGGGCAGGTGGTTATCTACACTCGGATACACCAAATCCGGCCTCTTAAATGCCTACATACGCGTCTATAGACAATGACCAATCGCACCTCAAACAATCTCTTCCATAACGAATACATCAATTAAGAAACCACAAATCCATTTAATTACATGCAACATGAAATTTAATCTAAACAGAGCTCATCCAGCTCCGCAGTGTCCATGTGCGGCAGCCGGCTGCGCCCCTCATAGTGTTTCTTCGGTCGCTAGCGAGGTAGAGTGGAACACGGGACACACACCGGCTCATGGAACTCGAGGCGCCACTGTCTTTCATGCCCTACTCTTTCTCGTCGGAACTTGTCGCCTGCATGTTGCCGGTGGATGTGAGGTCAACAACGAAACCGTCGTGCCAAATTGAGCATACCACCTCTAGTGAGGCAGCGAGGACCTGCCTCGTGCATGATCCACACACCATTTGGGTGGACACGATTGATTCGCAGCGGATCGTGTCCGACCCCTGTCGGGCATTCTCCTCGGCGGCGCGGCAGAGTGCAATGCGAATGGTCATTTCCACCTCGGGGCTGACTGGGATGAGGTCCCAGTTCGTGGATCGACTGACGAAGGACAtggatccgctgcccgccatgctgGAGAAGGTCGGAGATCGTCGTACGGGAGCTTGAATGGAGGAGTGGACTGGAGGAcagtggagtgaagtggctagggtttggtccggggAGCGGATGGGAACGAATATATGTGGGTCAGGGCGGGTAAGCATGGGCCGGCTCCGACGTGGAGGACGCGTCTGGTCGTTTCCGGACCTCCCTAAACGCCCCAGATTTGGACTAGACATGAGGGGTGTTGGTTAGTCCTAgcgtttgaggccggtttgaggCGCCAACCCGGTAATTTGAGAGTGTTTGAAATGTCTGCCTGTAGACTCTTTCTGTATGCCTCGTACTATGTATTTTTTTAGTGTGTATGTGTATTCTGTGTGCCTCGTACTGTATATTTTTTTAGTGTGTATGCCTTCTATTTAAAGTCATGTCTTAACATTAAAATAATGCAAATGCTTGTTCTTGCAGCTACATGATATTGTTGATGGGAGGAGACACTCTTCACATTGTTCTATGCGTAGTTTTTTTGTTAGCTGCAAGTGATGGACTTCGCATATACTCCCTCTAtaccataagagcatctccagccgttgtgtCCCCCAGCGACGATTTTTGCGCCGGATAAAAACTTGCCGGCGCTAATTTAGCTCTTGGGGTGGGAATTTTCCCAGCCGCTGTGTCCCCCAGGCCACGCCTCACTCGCTCGCCCACCTGGCCGTCTTTGTGCTGACCGCCGCGTCCGCCCCGTGCCAGGGCCGGTGAGCAGCTCGTCCGCTGCCGCTCGAGCCGCCGGATGACGAACCGGCCGCCAGCAGCTTGTCTCCCCGCGTCCGCTCTGAGCGGCAGGTCGCGTCGGCACCACACAAGTGAAGCTCCACCGGCATCCCAAAACTCATCAACTGCATGGGGCCATGCCATCGAACGGCGAAGCAGAGCACGTCGTCGTCCGCGTCCATCCCGTCGCTGGAGGAGGAGCTGAGCCAGGTGACCTCCGAGCTCGCCGCGGTGCAGGCAAGAGCGAGAGACAgcgaagaggaggagaagaagacgaCAGCCGAAAAGCTTGACGATGCACGGTGAGAGGCGGAGCGAGCGAAGGCGAGCGCACTAGCGATGCAGGAAGAGGTCGCCGCGGAAGATGCGCGTGTGGCCAGGGTTGGAGGAGCCGTGAAGGCATCGGCGTAGACCGCCGCAGCCTCGGCGGACGCGCTGCTGCAGCAGCAGGACGCCGCCAAGAGGGCGCAGGCCCAAGTCCCCGAAGACTGCCGACGAGCGGGTGGCAGAGGCGAGGCCAAGGACGCGGAGGCGCAGAGCCAGGGGAAGCTAGCGAAGCTGGGGAGGGAGGCGGCGTGGGCGCCATCTCCTGGTGGCACCGACGCATCCGGCCCGGCTGCAGGAGGAGCGTGCCGTGGCCGTGCTTCTGGGGTGGCGCGCGTAGTCCGCCAGCCGGCCCCGGAGCTCCTTCATCCTGTCGTCCCCCGTCCTCCGCGTTCTGCCCCGGACCTgtgcgaggcgaggcgacggcggcggcgtgccGGGTGCGGCGAGGCGAGAGatggagaagagaagagagagaagttGCAGCCCTGCCTAGAGAGAGGGGGGATGGGTGTGTGAAGGGAAGCACGTGGGTGGGCCAGGGAGGGAAACgaatgagagagaggaagagagacgCTGGCAGATGGGTCTACGCATGCAAAACGGCGAATTAAGCCCCCCAGGTGCCCCCCAGCTTCCCGGGTTTGCATCGGGGTCGCCGGCTCTGTTTTTAGCCAAATCTGGCGCTAAACGAGCTCGTGAGGGCGCGAGTGGGGCTTTTTTTGTCTGCCGGCGGTGAAAAATGCTCCTGGGAGCCTTCCTAGGGggcggttggagatgctctaatacttGTCGTTGGGGAGAATCAGTGCAAGTTTCCCAGCGAAAAGTATTGTGGTACCGAGCGAGAAGTAATTAGGAGGAGGACAAAACACAACAGTTTGAATAGGAACAGTTCATAAGTTCACACAGTGTATCAATACTTCCTCCGTCCTCGAATAAATGAACGTTTAGTATTCAAATTTATCATTAAAATGTGTACTTTTATATTTTTAATGTACTTTAAAGTAGAAAATGTACCTTTCCCGTCACACGAGAATCAAAATCAATAACATTCAATACTTGTTCTTCTCATTTTCTGTATATACTTAGCTTATTGGACTGGCGGCTGTACAATAGATGAGTACTCCTTCAGGGTGTTGAATAAATAGGCTATTTTTCGATTAatttaatccatgaataaatcactAGCATGTCATTGACAGAATTAACAACATGCTGATATTGAACCACACAAGCATATACTACGCTAATGGAAGACACATCTACGCATAATGCTAGCATGGCTATAACAAAAAatagtaggagcgggataaacgggTTATACCCTCTAGTAAGCCAGGCAGAAGCCGCggcggtggcagcagcagcagcggcgtccttagctgccttcttgtcggcctcgagtTTCTCGGCGGCGAGACTGTCGGCTTCGGTCTGAGACATGGTGTTGGCGAAGACGAcacggacgtagaggaagtagcggatcggaggcgagcagtcgcatggtcgcttcccaaaaacctattcgcccctctcccgtacaggatcctgAGAAGCGGGGTTTCGGAGACCTGTTTTCCTGTTGATCGTGTACGCAACGGACGGGACGGAGTCAGCGGCAGCATTTCGCggcagcccacgatccgacgtctcagatcatgGCCCAGCTGTCAAAAACTCTCCGTTACTGACCGACAAAAATAAGCGCATATGTGTGAGATCGGctcagctcattcccgcaacccgcgtcgcgtcGCATCACGTCGTGATGAGGCGGGCGGCAGAGAAGGAGTGCGCAAGGGCCTCTtctattctcaagctccaatagcatgtggaagagaaacccttatgaggaggtccaactcctctccaactttcggggtgggactaaacttctcactacacctagtgccaatgAAACCCatatgggcccttagagattttcatAAACTGTTAGATGGACCCTAGGCCCACCCTaatatttcaacaatcccccaccagatcttgagggcccattgtgtcctttgttccaattgctgtttcgatataccagtgtttcagtggaGACTTGTTAAGGTTAAACTTTGTTggatttcgtagtaatttcaaaaattttcctacgcgcacacaggatcatgtgatgcatagcaacgaggggaagagtattgtctacgtaccctacgcagaccgactgcggaagcgatgacacgacgtagaggaagtagtcgtacgtcttcacgatccaaccgatcaagcaccgaaactacgacacctccgagttcgagcacacgttcagctcgatgacgacccccggactccgatccagcaaagtgtcggggaagagttccgtcagcacgacggcgtggtaacgatcttgatgaactacagcagcagggcttcgcctaaactccgctacagtattatcgaggaatatggtggcagggggcaccgcacacggctaaggaatcgatcacgtggatcaacttgtgtcaacttgtgtgtttagaggtgcccctgcctccgtatataaaggagccaagggggggaggaggcgccggccaggaggaggtggcgcaggaggagtcctactcctaccgggagtaggactcccctccaatcctattccaactaggattcccaagggggaaagagggagaggggtggccggacacctctcctagtcctaataggactaggggaagggggaggcgcgcagcccccttgggctgcccctttctcctttccactaaggcccatgatggcccatatggctcccggggggttccggtaacctcccggtaacccggtaaaatcccgatttcacccggaacacttccgatgtccaaacataggcttccaatatatcaatctttacgtctcgaccatttcgagactcctcgtcatgtccgtgatcacatccgggactccgaacaaccttcggtacatcaaaatgcataaactcataatataactgtcatcgtaaccttaagcgtgcggaccctacgggttcgagaacaatgtagacatgaccgagacatgtctctggtcaataaccaatagcgggacctggatgcccatattggctcctacatattctacgaagatctttatcggtcagaccgcataacaacatacgttgttccctttgtcatcggtatgttacttgcccg is a window encoding:
- the LOC123040524 gene encoding probable pectinesterase/pectinesterase inhibitor 21 is translated as MSKGAIIGASTVLVVAVVAAVCVVSFKGNGEKGDGELTTSVKSVKAFCQPMDYKETCEAELTKVGGNATSPTELAKAIFEVTSEKIRKAISESATLEELKSDPRTSGALENCKELLEYAIEDLKTTFDRLGGFEMTDFNKAAADLKTWLSAALTYQETCLDGFANTTTDAAAKMRGALNASQELTEDILAVVDQFSASLGSLNIGRRLLGEEDGMPYWMKDGKRRLLEAEPSAPEFKPNVTVAADGSGDFKTIKEALAKVPPKSASMYVMYIKAGTYKEYVSVGRPVTNLVIIGDGDDKTIITGNKNFKMNITTKDTATMEAIGNGFFMKGVRVENTAGAENHQAVALRVQSDQAVFYQCYFDGYQDTLYTHAQRQFFRDCTITGTIDFIFGNSQVVIQNCLILPRKPMDNQLNIITAQGRREKRSVGGTVMHNNTIEPHPDFKDSTGKIKTYLARPWKEYSRTIYIQNEIGAFIDPKGWLEWNGDFALETLFYAEVENTGPGADMSQRAKWGGIKTVTYADAQKEYTVEAFIQGEQFIPKYGVPFIPGLLPQSEAGRDH